A stretch of the Erinaceus europaeus unplaced genomic scaffold, mEriEur2.1 scaffold_759, whole genome shotgun sequence genome encodes the following:
- the CPLX1 gene encoding complexin-1 produces MSLLPPGATKDMGKMLGGDEEKDPDAAKKEEERQEALRQEEEERKAKYAKMEAEREAMRQGIRDKYGIKKKEEREAEAQAAMEANAEGSLTRPKKAVPPGCGDEPEDEDQSILDTVMKYLPGPLQDMFKK; encoded by the exons ATGTCCCTTCTGCCCCCAGGGGCCACCAAGGACATGGGCAAGATGCTGGGAGGGGATGAGGAGAAGGACCCTGACGCagccaagaaggaggaggagcgtCAGGAGGCCCTacggcaggaggaggaggaacgcAAGGCCAAGTACGCCAAGATGGAGGCTGAACGTGAGGCTATGCGGCAGGGCATCCGCGACAAG tatggcatcaagaagaaggaggagcgGGAGGCAGAAGCCCAGGCAGCCATGGAGGCCAACGCAGAGGGCAGCCTGACACGGCCCAAGAAGGCCGTCCCTCCTGGCTGTGGGGATGAGCCCGAGGACGAGGACCAGAGCATCCTGGACACCGTCATGAAGTACCTGCCTGGACCCCTGCAGGACATGTTCAAGAAGTAG